Genomic window (Salvelinus fontinalis isolate EN_2023a chromosome 3, ASM2944872v1, whole genome shotgun sequence):
gtgcaatctaaatgtcacatgatctgtcacatgatctcagtatatatacacctgttctgaaaggccccagagtctgcaacatcactaagcaaggggcaccaccaagcaagcggcaccatgaagaccaaggagctctccaaacaggtcagagacaaagttgtggagaagtacagatcagggttgggttataaaaaataaaaaaaatatcagaaactttgaacatcccacggagcatcattaaatccattattaaaaaatggaaagaatatggcaccacaacaaacctgccaagagagggccgcccaccaaaactcacagacaagGCAagcagggcattaatcagagaggcaacaaagagagcaaagataaccctgaagtagctgcaaagctccacagcagagattggagtatctgtccataggaccactttaagccgtacactccacagagctgggctttatggaagagtggccaggaaaaagccattgcttaaagaaaaaaataagcaaacacgtttggtgttcgccaaaacatatggaagaatgtaCTCTGGTCAGACGAGACTAAACTTGAGCTTTTAGCTTttaggccatcaaggaaaacattatgtctggcgcaaacccaacacctctcatcaccccgagaacaccatccccacagtgaagcatggtggtggcagcatcgtgctgaggggatgtttttccatcggcagggactgggaaactggtcagaattgaaagaatgatggagggcGCTAAACACCagaaaattcttgagggaaacctgtttcagtcttccagagatttgacactgggacggaggttcaccttccagcaggaaaatgaccctaagcatactgctaaagcaacacttgagtggtttaaggggaaacatttaaatgtcttggaatggcctagtcaaagattgctgtacaccagtggaactcatccaacttgaaggagctgggcaaatgggcaaaaatcccagtggctagatgtgccaagcttatagagacataccccaagagacttgcagctgtaattgctgcaaaaggtggctctaatgaagtattgactttgggggggttaacagttatgcacgctcaagttttctgtttttttgtcttgtttgtttcacaataaaaaatattttgcatcttcaaagtgttgttgtgtaaatcaaatgatacaaaataggaaaaatgccaaggggggtgaataatttcgcaagccactgtatagacAAATCAAAAATCTGTTTGTACGTGTCAATTAAAACCACTGTAAATCAACTCCACAGCAGCTTTTCAACTTTAAACTTGTCATCGCTATCATGGACGTCCCCAAGATTAACCACACTGAATTTGTTATTCAGTTTTATATATCTCAAAAAATAAGGAAACGATTCATGCAAAATAATCTGCAATCACCTTCTCCTCATGAACCAAACTTCAGATTCACTCCATTTTGTATTTAGACTCATGATTGCGCATAAATGAAGATAGTTCCTACATGACAGAGTTCTTACTTTGTTATTCAACTGATCTTGTGTCCTTTCAGTCATACTGTGAACCCCGTTCATTGCTGCTCGCAGCTTTATTTCAAGTTTGTCACTCCGACCATGTCACCCACAGTGGTGTGTATTCAAAATTGACCAATaacacatttctgaaaaataatgtatctttcgtctctctgtgctTCATAATTTTCTTTCAgtttgcaagaggctgaatgtactgtatctcaccagagaaagcatccgagggagcgaaacagcgcccctctatatctgtatgtgtaggccatctatctgatgctgtctggtcaaaaggaatatgacattgttgccgcctgtAGCATTGTATGCatgggaagccagcgagcatttggcctcccttgataaaaaaagtataaaataataaacaatcaactgttgagctaaactgagggAACTCAGCTATGAATGGTCCAGGCGCATcacaaaaaagtgtcaagggaagccagtttggatttggattCACTAAAGTTACATTGAGAGCAAAATGCATTTGACAGAAAATAAAACTTGAATTGTAgccttgtgttgttgtcctctggtTGCTAGTTCCCTAAATTAGAAATGGATGgaaatagggatttggacttgcggttttacttaattctccgtactggccaataaCGTCAAAGCCCCTGGCTTGAGAGGATGAAAGTTtgatatgtagctagatgtagtaggctaatgttaactagctggcctggcgcATTGTTGCCAATGAAagaaagttaggctagcgagaACATTTTAGCCATGTAGCCTAcgaaaacaaaaaataaaagtgtgtactgtacgACAGTCAAGACTTTTTCGTCAACTTGAGAGGAAGATGGTATTGGCATTTCTATACAAATAGGGTGTCAGCATATTTTTTCAACTTGCACAAATACGTACATGCACATACGCACAGAGAAATCAGAactatggacagccacatcatatttagcttactgTGATTGCAccaaattgtttttggtatcatTTAGTtctagactaagcataggtgatttgatgatgttgaaatggttgctggaatagtggaggcagctcctgttttctttgcgacttgcggtactctgtggttctaaatcaagttgtttagtagtccgaaaatgtTGGAAGCATttacttgcttgaccatgctgtaagtCATGTAACTGAGGTTGCTCTCCGGATTTATGATGAAACataggtgtggttgaatttattctgccactccGTCTTATTGcctcggccttaggcctatacggttgcaaggcatatgaactaacagattatagagcaaaagtttaaaaaaaagatgGGGGTGGGCCTtgcccagtgattttacccacacaccactactgGTCACCCACAACAATTTAAGCGATTATGACAATGGttacattatttatttgagaataGTAAAATGAATGAAAGGCATTTTTATTACAAAAAAATCATGACAAAATGACTgtacaaataaaaaatgtagcCCTTGGTTGTATGAATGTATCTCAGTTGGGTACAGTCGTCCTGAGGATTTTTATGTCATCGGCAGGTCGGTCTTGTGTGTTTGTTTCCACCATGCCGACGCGGTTGACCACTGCCATACCTTGGCATACCCTTCCAAAGATACTGTGCTTCCCATCCAACCACTGAGTTGGCCCCAGGGTCAGGAAGAACTGGCTTCCGTTTGTATCTGGTCCTGCATTGGCCATCGCTAGGATCCCTGCACCTAGGGAGAGAACACCATAAAAGAGCAGTAGAAAGCACCataaaaatataacattttggTACTATGATATGTTTTTTCTCCATTTTATTACTGTGAGACTATAGTTACCTGTGAATTTCAGGTCAGGGTGAAGTTCATCTTCAAACTCTTTGCCAAATATGGAGGCACCGCCACGACCTATAAGCAACACACATTACAGGGAGTAAGAATCTGATGTTGACATCAACAGATTTAGTCATCATTTGAGTTAGTGAGTCTTCTTTTCTGTCTCCCTGGAACATTCTGAATGCATCTAAAAAAGTGTACAGCTGATTCATGCTCAGGAAGACAAAAGCCTGGCAGTGGAACAAGTGGCATTCTGAAGAATTTCTCCAGGCCTCATCTATGttagtgtgtgtatatctgtgtgtgtgtctgtctcaccTGTTCCTGTGGGGTCTCCTCCCTGCACCATGAAGTCCTTGATGATACGATGAAACTTTGTGTTGTTATAGTAACCTCTCCTGGCCAACTCAGAAAAGTTCTTGCAGGTTTTGGGAGCATGTCTCCAGTATAGTTCCACTGCAATTGTACCCATTCTGGAACACAAGAGAGCGTGACATGTTGCTAAGATAGAGCATTAATTTCCCATCGGATATTAAATGAACCAATGGACAGCATTTGGTATTCGAAAAACATGAATGATTGATCAGCAACCATTTGCGTAACTCCTAAcgagttagctaactagctaacgttagctattcaTTCACTCAAAACATTTAGCTAAGGCTAGTTAGCTAACGTAGGCTAGCAAGCTATGAGAACTTACGTTGTCTCCAGGCTCACTGTTGGTGGCTGCCATGTATCTGGTGGTATTCCCGACATGGTGACTTAACAAATCTAGAGTAAttgtataaataaatatattaaaaCTGCAAAGTAGCGAATGTTGTGCGATTTATCAATGAAAACTGTAACGGCTACTGTGGTAGAAACCGGAAGTAACACTGTGCACTGTGCCGGAAATGCATTTTTTTAATGGTCTGAGTTCAGAATGGAACTTTACCGCACCCTAGTGCACAAAAAGTATAGTACAACCAGAGCATTTTTTTGCGgtagatataaaaaaaaaaatgagacTCCCATCTATGCTTCATGTGTGGCAGCATCAGTCTGTTCTAGTTGGTGTAATCATGCTTCATcagcaattataaactgggtggttagagccctgaatggtgattggctgacagccgtggtatatcagaccgtataccacagggaataacaaaacatttatttttactgctctaattacgttggtaaccagtttataatagtaataaggcacctcagtggtttgtgatatatggccaatataccacggctaagggctgtgtccaggcactccgcgttgcgttgtgcataagaacagcccttagctgtggtatattggccatataccacaccccttctGGCATTATTGCTtaataatatgtgtgtgtgtgtgagttgctcagtgtgtgtgtgtgtgtgtgtgtgtgtgtgtgtgtgtgtgtgtgtgtgtgtgtgtgtgtgtgtgtgtgtgtgtgtgtgtgtgtgtgtgtgtgtgtgtgtgtgtgtgtgtgtgtgtgtgtgtatgtgtgtgtgtgtgtgtgaattcgtGGGCGCTCGCTCATGCTGTTTATAATGATTCATATGATAATGAAAAGCACAAAAGAACGTTGATGATCTTTATTAACATAATCAACAAAATACTGTTAGCAAATATCTGTTCAAGACATTTTACATACAAATACATAATTCAACAAAAAAATTTTACCTGCAATTAAACATTCTAAGCTAGTAATTGGAGAAATCATTGAGGGGTGAAAACATCACATGACCCGATACCAGTTCATTTGTACAGATTGTCCAAGAGACTgacagagaaagagcgatgagACACCTTGTAATGGACGGCATTACCAGACAGTATTAGACAGAGTAGCTAGATCTAAACTTGTCTGGTAAGACGACAATTACAAGGTTTAGGTAGTAGCATCAGAGAAAAGTAGCCAGGGTCTTTGTTGCTACAGCAGCTTGATGACAGACAAGCTGTAAAGACAGAAGACAGAAATAAGTTGGAGAATTGGAATAGTTTATAGAAATACATCATCAAGATACCAGTggtgaaaaaataaaaaatctatcaGAGGTAATAGTTTATCAGTTTAGCAAAACATGTCAAAAAGCAAGATGACACAATCTTTCAATAATTTGAACTTTAAAAGGACATGCAAATTAATACCGTATGTAATTGGCCTACAATTTCCGAGAGTTCAGAATGAGTACGCAAAGGGGTGATTTGATATTCGTGTGTTAAACCAGAACTCAGAAGTACAGCCCTTGACAAACATCACCTTTGAAACACCTCAATCACCTTATGCTTTTATCTCTGTTGTCCATTGACTTGTACAGTCAACCTATTGTTTGAGAACTCACAGTCTGAAAAAATGATtcaaattataatataataaaatatGCCATTGAGCAGattcttttatccaaagcaaattACAGTCATCCGTGCATAcattttcaaatcaaagtttattggccgcatacacagatttgcagaaaTTATTGTAGATGCAGCGGAATgcaaaaaaaagtaaaaatatacACATTATCCagataaaaaattaagaaaataagaaatatcagaagTTTCTATGTCAAAGACTGGaatataaatacatacagtaccagtcgaaagtttggacacacctactcattcaaaggtttttctttattttttatatatcttctacattgtagaataatagtgaagacatcaaaactaggaaataacacacatggaataatgtagtaaccaaaaaagtattttagattttagatcattcaaagtagccaccctttgccttcatgacagctttgcacactcttggcaatctctcaaacagcttcatgaggaatgcttttccaacagccaagctggttacgtgtgccttgaattctaaataaatcactgacactgtcaccagcaaagcacgcccacacctcctcctccatgcttcacggtgggaaccacacatgcagggatcatccgttcacctactctgcgtctcacaaagacacggcggttggaaacaaaaatctcatatttgcactcatcagaccaaaggacagatttccaccagtctaatgtccattgctcatgtttctttgcccaagaatattctcttattattattgatgtccattagtagtggtttctttgcagcaattccaccatgaaggcctgattcatgcagtctcctctgaacagttgatgttgagatgtgtctgttacttgaactatgtgaagcatttatttgggctgcaatctgaggttggtaactctaatgaaacttatcctctgcagcagaggtaactctgggtcttcctttcctatggcggtcctaatgagagacagtttcatcatagcgcttgatgttttttgcgactgcgcttgaagaaactATCAAAGTTCTTTAAATTCTCCGCATGgacagaccttcatgtcttaaagtaatgatggactgtcgatttactttgcttatttgagctgttcttgccataatatggacttggtctttccccaaatagggctatcttctgtataccaccccaccttgtcacaaaATAACATTgtctcaaaagcattaagaagtaaagaaattccacaaattaacttttaacaaggaagacctgttaactgaaatgcattccaggtgactacgtcatgaagctggttgagagtatgccaagagtttgcaaagctgtgatcaaggcaatgagtggctactttgaagaatctcaaatataaaatatattttgatttgtttaacacttttttggttactagatgattccatatgtgttatttcatagtttggatgtcttcattattatttcacaatgtagaaaatagtaaatataaagaaaacccttgaatgagtagtgggtctaaacttttgactggtactgtatatgcataTAATGTAGTGTGTTAGACAGTATATGAAAAGAAAAGTAGTTGTATAGGATGATtcaacagtagt
Coding sequences:
- the ppil1 gene encoding peptidyl-prolyl cis-trans isomerase-like 1 codes for the protein MSGIPPDTWQPPTVSLETTMGTIAVELYWRHAPKTCKNFSELARRGYYNNTKFHRIIKDFMVQGGDPTGTGRGGASIFGKEFEDELHPDLKFTGAGILAMANAGPDTNGSQFFLTLGPTQWLDGKHSIFGRVCQGMAVVNRVGMVETNTQDRPADDIKILRTTVPN